Proteins co-encoded in one Streptomyces sp. NBC_01283 genomic window:
- a CDS encoding SMI1/KNR4 family protein: protein MWRERILEVMADAELAEPATSEALADVERALGQPLPEDLALLLRECNGVRGHYATDVVWSAERIAKENAAFRASADFTGLYMPFEPLMFFGDNSGGDQFAFVRVPLRDDVFVWDHETDGRSMAANDMEDYLRRALEDSGDWWRD from the coding sequence ATGTGGCGTGAACGGATCCTGGAAGTGATGGCAGATGCGGAGCTCGCTGAGCCGGCGACCAGTGAGGCATTGGCCGACGTCGAGCGTGCGCTGGGGCAGCCGCTTCCCGAGGATCTCGCCCTCTTGCTCCGTGAGTGCAATGGGGTGCGCGGGCACTACGCCACCGACGTGGTGTGGAGCGCTGAGCGGATCGCCAAAGAGAACGCGGCCTTCCGCGCCTCTGCAGATTTCACCGGGCTCTATATGCCCTTTGAGCCGCTGATGTTCTTCGGTGACAACAGCGGTGGTGATCAGTTCGCCTTCGTCAGAGTCCCGCTGCGTGATGATGTGTTCGTCTGGGATCACGAGACGGACGGGCGTTCCATGGCGGCGAACGACATGGAGGACTACCTGCGTCGCGCTTTGGAAGACTCCGGGGACTGGTGGCGGGACTGA